One window from the genome of Rhodothermales bacterium encodes:
- a CDS encoding diaminopimelate epimerase, with protein MPRSLVVEFTKMNGAGNDFIVIDNRFFNFGDHELSSMARERCRRRFGIGADGLLALEEPENAAHHFRMRYLNADGSIGTMCGNGARCLVLFARGAGYTEPNLVFETEAGVYRAKISDSGDSVTLYLPPPYPGLDLVCRTVDTGGLHADRISGENIDAYPIWTGTEHAVCFTSDVGAVDVTRLGTRIRRDPGFAPTGVNVDFVQISDVDGSKATPTIYVRTFEKGVEAETMACGTGAVAAALVSAARFLSQATTVRVHMPGGVLSVGIRRDGERIEQLTLEGPAAVVYRGSFDHEA; from the coding sequence ATGCCACGTTCGCTTGTTGTTGAATTTACCAAAATGAACGGTGCCGGAAACGACTTCATCGTGATCGACAATCGTTTCTTCAACTTCGGCGACCATGAGCTGTCCAGTATGGCGCGTGAGCGTTGTCGGCGTCGTTTCGGAATCGGGGCCGACGGGCTGCTGGCCCTCGAAGAGCCGGAGAATGCCGCCCATCATTTCCGGATGCGGTATCTAAACGCTGACGGATCAATTGGGACCATGTGCGGCAATGGGGCTCGCTGCCTGGTGCTTTTTGCCCGTGGAGCGGGCTACACGGAGCCCAATCTGGTTTTTGAGACCGAGGCCGGCGTCTATCGGGCCAAAATCAGTGACTCGGGAGACTCGGTGACCCTGTACCTTCCACCGCCGTATCCAGGTCTCGACCTGGTTTGTCGGACGGTCGATACCGGGGGGCTGCACGCCGACAGGATTAGCGGGGAGAACATCGACGCCTATCCGATCTGGACCGGTACTGAGCACGCCGTGTGTTTCACGTCAGATGTAGGCGCAGTGGATGTCACGCGTCTAGGCACACGAATTCGACGAGATCCGGGTTTTGCTCCGACCGGCGTCAATGTTGATTTCGTCCAGATAAGTGACGTGGACGGGTCGAAGGCGACGCCCACAATCTATGTCCGTACGTTCGAGAAGGGCGTTGAGGCCGAGACGATGGCATGTGGCACGGGCGCTGTTGCTGCGGCGCTTGTGTCTGCCGCGCGGTTCTTGAGTCAGGCCACGACCGTCCGCGTCCATATGCCGGGCGGTGTTCTTTCAGTCGGCATCCGGCGGGATGGCGAGCGAATTGAGCAGCTAACACTGGAAGGTCCGGCAGCGGTAGTGTACCGAGGAAGCTTCGACCACGAAGCGTGA